TGTTACTCACACTCCAGACGCGTCGAGGCCATGTTCGCCGGAGATTATTTGCCTTAAAAACGTCAATATGCGTTCCATTAAAAACACCCTGCCTGTTAAGCATGTGAAAAGGATGGATCAATATTGGACTTACCAGAAGGCGGTACCAACTTGGTTACCCTATAAAAAGAGCGCGATGACTCAGTTATCTTCCATCAAATATTGCAAGTGGTTTACTTACACACTGGCCAGTTTGGAGGTGCACCTTGAGGGAGTTAGCATTGTCATGTTGATCACGTTGGAGATGGAACGGCGGGGGAGGAgtggggaaaagaagagctCCGTGACTGCCCCAAACAAACTTACGATCTCACGCATtgtgaagaaggatgaagtATCGCGATACAAAAAGGTATTAGGGGGTAAGAAAAAGGGATTGTAGGGGAGACGATGGGATTGAGATAGGGGAAACGGGGGTAGAGGTGATGTTGGGCAACGAAGAAGCGGGAGGATTtattgggagaagaaaaacaaaacgGTAGGGAAACCGTGATCCGTCAGTCAGGTGTCCGTCAGGCGATTGTATTGCTGTTTTATGTAAACTCGTAAGCAGTGCATTTGGTGCTAACGGCATTTTGACACCTTCTTTTTGAGCGGATTTGTCTGGGCCTATGGATTCATTCGATTCTTCCAGCCTTTCGCCCAAAGTACACTAGTCCCAACTTTGCTTCTTGTCcgtgtttttttttttttcctttttttccctttccccccccccttctccttttgttttcaataataacaataatattaACAACTCAACGGCTTAATCCTCTTTAGAATTGAATTGATAGGCGACAAGAGCAAACAAGAACAGAGCGAAATTAATTCGATGTTGATCTGCGGGTTCCCGAGAcgatatttatataatttataccCACTTTTCCAAATCTACTCCAAGTACTGTACAAAAGAACAACAACGATTGTATACGTATCGTGCTCACCGCTCCAATTTCGCCCTTCTTATCTAAGACCGTCCTTTTGAGAGAGTTCGACCGGATTCGGATTCGGAATCAGACCCGGGATGCAGCAGTTCAGACACTCAGACAATGGAATCCCTGGAGGACCGTAACCCTAGTCGACAATGGTTCCCTACGCTAACCTATCGTGGCCTAAAGGTCACCACCCCCAAGACTGCCAGCGATTGTCGCTTAGAAATGTGACCAGGCTGAAATTAGAGGGATCGGCATGCTTTCCTACAGCTTGGATGATCTTGAAGGCTAATTTCAAGAAGGTCAGACCAAATGATTGGTACCATTAACCTCCTACATTTCACAGGTAAAACACAGAAAAAAGAGCGGTTTCGTGTTTGGAAGGAATGCCCTGAatagagattttaatatGGCTTTGAGAAGGTATGTATGTTGGTCATAGTAGATCATAATATTTGACTCACATATAGATGTAATCTCGCGAGCTACATGAAGCACATAGATAGCATTGGATCTTGTGTGCTTAAGACCCTTATCCGGGGGATGAGTATTTACTTCAAGGCTGCTATTATACTGAGGCACAAAACTACGAGTCAGCTGCGAGTATAGCACCTGTATAGCAAATCACACGACTCTTGCTCTAAGAAGTCGAGTCATTGAGATCAATAAGGATTGAGCTGTCAGTCAAAATGTCTACTAATCAAAAACAGATTTTTTCCCACGTGCTTTCCATGATGCCCTGGATGAATTCCTACTCTATAGGAGGGGGGCCCTTTGCTTCCAGCATCCGATCTTCGATTGCCCATATTTCCCGTTGTTCCGCTGTAATAGTTGCCTCGGTGTCCTTGTATTGAGCCTCAAGCCAGGCCTGCCATGGCCAGTCAATCCATTCGTGAAAGTAAGCTTGGCGACGATAAACGACATTCCATCTGAGTAGAGGGCTAATTGCAACGCCAGGAAGGTATCGCTTCTCCTCTTTGGGGTTAGATGGATTGCGGGATCGTCCAATAACCGACTTCCCTAGATCAATAATGAATACCCCCAATGTTGTGTTTcgttggatgatgatattTCTTGGGCAGAGATCCTCGTGCAAGACATCTTTCGTGTAAAGTGAAGATTCTCCATTGATTATTTGTTTCATGATCTCTTGACGTTCTTCCCTTGGAAACATTTCAGGGTTCAATCTATCCATGGAGAGACCATCAATATGCTCGATCAAAATCAATCGAACATGGCGAGAATTTTCACCCAAGTTTATTGTCAAGGTGTACGAACCGAAAAATCTAGGAATAACTGAGCCCTGCAGGTTCGACAGATGCATATAAGCGGCACACTCATGGGTGTAGTCATAATCGACCCCAAGAAAGGGGTCTTCATCGTTGAAAGAGAAGTCATGATAGAGTGGATCATATATTTTGGCGACCATGTTTTGATCAGTTGGTATATAAGGAGAGTTGGAGTTATTCAAGCATTTGACAACAAAAATCTGGGATCTTTTATCACAGCCCACACGAATTTCCTTGGTCAActtgataataatagagcGTGACCATCGGAGCCTGCCAGTGGCGGGTTCTGGAGACATAACTTCTATGTACAGTTAGAACTTAAGGCACTTGTTCGGGAAGGATAAATGGACGGACGGGTACGAGTTTAGGGGCTAACAAAACATAAACCCTCCGAAATAAAGGGAAAACGGCAAAATGGGATACGCGATATCATTGCAAAAAAGGCAGTGGCTAGGTGTAATAGACTATGTAGCAACTTCGGAGAAATTAGGCTTCATCGCTGGTCTCAGATCTACTTGGGCGATCCGGTATAGATACTGAGCAAAGTCATAATGACCCAGACACCAAGGGGTCCGTCTCACTAGTGATAATTCTATGCCCATGATAGAATAACGACTGGTAGACGAGGAATATCTAAATGTGACCAAGCTGCAGTAGAGTGTGAATTAGTTCCTAGTGTATTCTGATATATTTTGTCGCGAGGCTGGTGACATACTACTACCCAATACTATCCCAAGATTTAAGCGCCGACAAATAGCACATGATTTGACGGGTTGATTATGGGAGCCCTCTATGTGAACTATTGGTCCTTCAGTAAGTCCACATCATGAGGCTCTGACAATATAACTGGAAACCAAGTTGCTGCATCTCCCCCCAGTCATCAAGAGGTCTGGGGCCACTTGAAAGACGGAGTATCAATCTATGTCGACCAAACTAGGGGGTGTAAGTCATCTATTTCCGACTTAGTAGTATCTGTTAACGGACCAGGAACGGCCGTCTGCATAGAAGGTACGGATGGTTCAGGGTTGACCGTCATCTTCGAACTTAGAGATACACAAATATATACAGAGTGAATGTTTTGCTTGCCCAGATTGAATTTAGGAAGCAGACTTGTGTAGCCGGCTGGATCTGTACCCTTTTCATGACGTTCGCATCTGGGACTCAGTTCGCTTACATGCATGCTAGCCGGCTTTTGATCAAAACAACGACCCTGACAGCTTTCCGAGCCCTCCCCGTCATCCGGAGTGACTCACGATACAAGTCATTGTCAAGTAAAGAGACACCGGCTACAAGTTTGATATACCAAGACCTGATAATTTGACAAGAATCAACACCCGAGCCGGGAGTCGAGAAGAAGTACTATTTCCCCGCAGTGAATTACGGCCGGGTAACTGCACCCGGGCCAAGGACTATACACACTCAGCCCGTCGCATATCAAACATATAAAACcccccaagaagaacaacaagaagccaTCCAACAACTAAGATCATTCTCCCATtcctccaaagccaaaacCTCAAGATAAACCACCATGTCCAAGCTCACCAACTACCGCCTCCTCTCCTTCGACGTCTACGGTACCCTAATCGACTGGGAAACCGGCGTCTGGAACGCAATCCAACCAACCCTAGCCTCCAACAACGCGCAAATAACACGATCAGACTTCCTCAAGCTCTATCAAGAGCTCGAAAAATTCCAACAAACCAAGACCCCAGACATGCCCTATTCACAACTCCTCTCCACAATCCACCCGCAAATCGCCTCTCGCCTGGCCCTTGACCCTCCTACCGCAGAAGAAAGCAACCGCTTCGGTGAATTAGTTGGCGAGTGGCCTGCATTCCCGGATACTGTGGAGGCATTGAAGCGTCTGTCGAAGCGCTACAAACTGGTCGTGCTTTCAAATGTGGACCGGGAGTCGTTCCAGAAGACCAATGCTGGAAGCTTGCAGGGGTTTCCGTTTGATTTGGCTATCACGGCGCAGGATGTGGGGTCGTATAAACCTAATCTGGCTAACTTTGAGTATATGTTGAAAGCTGTTAAGGAACAGTTTGGGGTCGAGGCGGAACAGGTGCTTCAGACGGCGCAGAGTCAGTTccatgatcatcatcctgcGAAGAAAGTGGGGCTTAAGTCTTCTTGGATTGAGAGGCCGGGGGCTTTGATGGGGAATTTGGAGGATACGGTTTATGATTGGAAGTTTGATACGCTTGGTGGTATGGCCGATGCTGTTGAGAGGGAGTTGTAGACTGGttttcttgattttgatatttcaCTAGGGCAAGCTACTTATGTCGATTCACATGGTACTATCTACAAGACGAGCGTAGTGAATGTCGTAAGTGTAGTCCATTCTCTGCTATATTCTCACATAGTGCGATCTATTACGACATAGCAACTACCGCCCAAATCCAACGGACGCCGTCTGAAAGGCCACGAAATAGCTAATGTACCTAAGTTGAATTGGAAATTTGGAAGTACTTCCCGGTATACCATACCGGTAATGTTAAGTCAAGGAGTAAGACCTCGAGTGAGCAGCAAGCTAAAAACCTATAACAAGTGCGGTGTTCCGGGAAAATACATGAGGTTGTTGAGCATACAaagatgtatgtacatacaaaggTTGTAAACATAGCTCTCCTTTCGGCAGATTGATAACTGTTAAAATTTCAAAAAATTACAACCTGTTGGGGCGCTGGCGCAACGGTAGCGCGTTGTAAGTTACCATTACTTTCACACATGAAGAAACCTCATTCTAACAATTATCACAGCGACTCCAGATCGAAAGGTTATCCGTTCAAATCGGGTGCGCCTCATTCTTTTTatgacttttctttttgtcaGTCCTGTACATTTGTTACTACTATGGTGAAATTCTTGAAGCATGCACagttttctttctatccgatatctttctcttttgaatTTTCTATCAGAGATATTTTTGTTAGCTATTCATGTACTGGAACGTGGTTATACTCTTGAACCCGGGTACAAGGACCCGAACCCTAGTTCACTGCTCTGGTTAAGTACCGAAAAAAAGtataagagaaaaaaaggaagataaagagaATTCAATAAGGCAAAAATAGAGACGTAGCGAGGAAATAAAGAATCAAAGAACAAACAAATCCAAATAGAGTAAAACACAGGGAAGAACAAAGTACTCCCATATAACGACTAGAGATAGCAATCATTATAACAAACATAGCAAGATCTAATACCTATTAGCATTTTCCTCCACCGGATCACGTCCACCCATCCAGATACCAGCACACAAGAAGCATTCCTCGAGTACGGCAACAAACATCCTAGTAGGGACTACTTACCAATTTCAACTTCGGATACAGACATCCACTTCGAAACTCGGCATGACCCGGTTCCCCTTCCCGGTCCGAGTGGATAGTAGACAAGGCATAGTAGATTTTGTTGAATATAAGCTATAGCGTCGAATATGGCAGGATATAGGGAATGTCATTTTATTCATAGGTTATAAATCTTACGTTACAAGTGCTGGACATCTGGGGGAGAACTGTGTCCAGCCAACTGTGTTAGCGGATATGACGCATGATATGCGACTGGCCTCCGAGAAGACATTTAGACCTGTTGCAGCGCTTTTTGCgttcgatgaggaggaggaagccaTTCGAGAGGAGAACAGGTGTGAGGTTGCTTTGGGGCTTATATCTATACTCGGAGCATAAGAAGACTGTTCCGTGTCGCCGAGGCGCTTGAGGTTGGCATGGTGGGTGCGAATACGGGCACTGTTAGTAACGTGGCAGCTCCGTAAGTGACCTTTTATGAGGTTATCCAGGTGAACTTTGTGCTAACCTAGTCAATAAGATTAGGTGGTATCAAGGAGAGCGGGCTTGAACGAGAGGGAAGCAAATATGGAATCGATGAGTTCGCTCAGGTCAAGATCATTACAATTGGAGGCCTACCCCTAACATAACATAATAGATTCATACACTCATGCTACCAGAACGGTCACTCCAACTAACAAGCATCTACGGTAATATAGATCATCCAATCATGAGGCCCTTGTGTATGTTACACTTTGTGCGGGGGCCCAGTTTCAAGCTTCAATCCTGAATAGAAGGATTCAAATTTGCCTGTATGGAGGACTAATTGAGACAGTGCCAATGCCCGTTGTTCTGATTTTGTAATTAATCGGTATCCTTTAAGTCGCGTGGAAAAGATGTCCTCATTGCCCTTATTTTGCCTCGTATTTGGTAGCTGAAAACCTAGTGAGATTTGTCGCAATTGTTAGTCGTACACTCAAACTTCTACATGATTGAGGATAGACTTTGCGGAAGTCGTTGAAACATCCAATGCTAGTCGAATGCAACGATTCCGTTGGTGGTATTGTACACAAGAAAATACCCTCCAATGCTCCTTAGTTTGACCTGATGGTAGCCGGCGTCAAATCCTCAGGGCTTTGTTTCCGGACGATAATGAAGGGTCTACTACTCCCAGGAAATCTGTCACCTCCACCCTGAAAGTATCTCTGTGTCACCAGATCTCAAGAAACCGAGTTCACATATCTGACAGTTGCAGTTTAGTCAGTCACGCCGTCAAACGGGAGCATCCGGGTTTGGAGGGAACGCTGGTAGTGATAAGTCATCAGGCCAAAGCATGGTTGGCAAGCTTTCGCCAAACTGCATCCCTGTTTCTGGGAGAGATGCAAAAGCCCCAAGCTCCtgaggaaaggaagagaagaatccGTCAAAAGATCCGGTTGGCAACTGCGCATTCTCGAGTCCAATAGGTTCGGGTTCGTCCCCCACATTGGATGGAGTCTCAGATTGCCATAGCATAGCCCAGCGCCTAAACTGGTTGTATCCGACGTCTTGTTCGCCAGTGGCTGTGTCTTCATTTTCAGCTCGGCTGTCCAAACGCCGTGCTGCGCGCTCAAGCGCCTCAATAACTGCTACTTCTGAACGAGCTGACTGAAGGCCAACACACATCCGACGTATCAGACCCATGCCTTGCGTAAGTGCTCCGCGTAGCCGCTCCGTTCGTGTGTTCAAACTCTGGGCGATAATGGCCAAGAGCGCCGCACGGCAGGAGCTAAATTCGGTATACGAAACTCGTGCTACACCGACCGTGTCCTGTAATAATTGACATAGCTCGACGATTCGGAGAGCAGCCTGAACGCAGTCAAAGCACAACATTGCACCAGCATCTACGGTTGAGTCGGAGCTGCCCTCAACAGAGGCCGATGAGCTTGGCGTGCCGGCAAGAATCAAGGGACGACCCATGTACATGATTATCGTAGCGTATGTGAGTTCCAGGTGGACATTATAGCGGAAAAGCGGCTTAGAAGGATCCAGGTCACGACAGTGTATATCTTCGGGCAGGGTGGTCCACCAGCTCCTGAGTTCATCGCGTACGTGTAGAAGCTGCTTAAGATAGATCTGATGAAGCTCTCCCGGACAATTTCGCAGCCGGGATCTAGATATCCATTAAAAAAGATCAGCAGATGGAATGACTCGGTTAGAAATTAGGTTCCTTACATGATGGGTGCAACCTTCGCAAGCTGCTCAGTCAGCTGGAGAGTAGCAGTAAGATTGGGTAGATTTGTGACCCGGCCAGGGGGACGCAACTCGGGTATGTCTTTAGGCATGTCACAGTCTATTTCAGTTGGAGACACGGAGACCGGGCGCCCGTGAAGGATGCTGATCCGTCTATGTTTGGTATAACGTTAGAGATTATAGCAAGCGTTACTGTATTCCCTCTCACCTATCCAGCGCGTACGCGGACCACCAAAGACGGTTCCGCAACTCAATCGTGCGTGCATCTAaaccttcttctccaaactGACGATGCATACCGTTCTGAATAGCCATCTTTATGGCAAGCCCAAGATAAGTATAGGCAAGGCCGGAGGTATCAATCGGCATTGTGTAAACCCCGAATAACAAAAACGCCTGGACAGTTTCGACGGATGCGGTGGTAATAAGGTCGGGAATCAGGCGACATGAGAACCTATAGAGCGCCAGCCCAATAGTATCATCAGGTAGGTGATCTTCACCGGACATACTCTGCAAGTATGGAGGCCGGCTAGCATGCATGTAAGCGAACTGAGTCCCAGATGCGAACGTCATGAAAAGGGTACAGATCCAGCCGGCGTCGTTGATATCTAGGTACCGATCCTCAGCATAATAGTAGTCTAACTTCTGCCGGAATTCTGTTTCATcgaaatagtaataattcGTCAGGGTGTATTCAAGAAATGTCTCCAACAAAAAATCTGCAATATGTCGCGGCGGAAAATACTTCCTGGCTGAAGCAATAATTGAACTAGGAGACTGAAGACCAGTTGCACGGAAAGGATCATGAGCTGTGTGGGAGTCTCCCGTCTGAATACGGTCGTCAGCATACGCATGAGGACATGGAGCAAAAGAACACTACCATGCTGTCGTCGGGGTCGTTTCCCAGGCTTTGTAATTTCCGGCGGATCATGCGTGAGAAGTTCCAGTGAGAGAATTCCCCAGAGTAGACTGTAGACGGGTTCCAGGTAAGATATTCTGCATCTGGGGAAAGAGCTATGTCCACCATAACTTACTCATCGTATTCGTGGAAAGCGGGTGAATGGAATAGAGCTCGCTCGACCCCGGCGCTAAAGTCGAAGGCTTCCTTGAGCTTACTTGATCCCTCTCCAGAGCATCCGCAATGAATTGAAGGTTTGACGGCTCAAATGATATATCACCCATGAAATGCCGCACTATCCTTTCGAGACATCGTCCCTTATCTGAGTCTCGTTGCGGGGAGGTGCTAGCTCTATGGTAATGTAAGTTGAGACAAAGAACTTTTTGACAAATTATTGTTTCACCATACCTTGTGGTGCCATTACTGGCTGGCTGCGGAGGGGCCTGGCTGTACTGGCAGTTTCTCTTGTACCGTTGGCATCGCAAGCAAGGCATTCCGCCCTGACCTGGAGTAATCAGCAAGTGTAGCAAAAAATATGTGATGAACAAAGTCTACACATTTCTCTTTATGGTACCTGCATGGGTTGCATCTAATATAGAGGTAAATTGTCAGCTTTCAACATATAGAGCATATGCGTTCGTTAGTCAAAACTTAGATGAATACTTACGCTCGCGCGGCCCTCTTCCGCAAAGCGTCAGGAACCCTCGGTCGCCTCCGGCGGCCCACCGGCTTGCTATTCTGAGGCTCTGTCATCACTTTGATATAGTATTAGCAGCCTGACCCTAAGATAGGGCATCAATTGGGTCTATAAACATTGCCAAGGGATTAACACTGAGGACGAGTGCGGAAGAGAAGTGACGATAGTGTGGGGAAAGCGACCAATTAAGGTTCTTTACTACTTCGAGGTTAGCGCCGATATCACCTCTACTCTTGGAAGTACTGAATGCGGACATCAACTACCCGACTGTAACGACGGTTTCTTAACTTGAAAGATAATCCCGGCCTTATAACTGGGTTAAGTA
This Aspergillus flavus chromosome 1, complete sequence DNA region includes the following protein-coding sequences:
- a CDS encoding C6 transcription factor; the protein is MTEPQNSKPVGRRRRPRVPDALRKRAARACNPCRYHKEKCQGGMPCLRCQRYKRNCQYSQAPPQPASNGTTRASTSPQRDSDKGRCLERIVRHFMGDISFEPSNLQFIADALERDQVSSRKPSTLAPGSSELYSIHPLSTNTMIYSGEFSHWNFSRMIRRKLQSLGNDPDDSMTGDSHTAHDPFRATGLQSPSSIIASARKYFPPRHIADFLLETFLEYTLTNYYYFDETEFRQKLDYYYAEDRYLDINDAGWICTLFMTFASGTQFAYMHASRPPYLQSMSGEDHLPDDTIGLALYRFSCRLIPDLITTASVETVQAFLLFGVYTMPIDTSGLAYTYLGLAIKMAIQNGMHRQFGEEGLDARTIELRNRLWWSAYALDRRISILHGRPVSVSPTEIDCDMPKDIPELRPPGRVTNLPNLTATLQLTEQLAKVAPIISRLRNCPGELHQIYLKQLLHVRDELRSWWTTLPEDIHCRDLDPSKPLFRYNVHLELTYATIIMYMGRPLILAGTPSSSASVEGSSDSTVDAGAMLCFDCVQAALRIVELCQLLQDTVGVARVSYTEFSSCRAALLAIIAQSLNTRTERLRGALTQGMGLIRRMCVGLQSARSEVAVIEALERAARRLDSRAENEDTATGEQDVGYNQFRRWAMLWQSETPSNVGDEPEPIGLENAQLPTGSFDGFFSSFPQELGAFASLPETGMQFGESLPTMLWPDDLSLPAFPPNPDAPV
- a CDS encoding putative succinate semialdehyde dehydrogenase gives rise to the protein MVKFLKHAQFSFYPISFSFEFSIRDIFIPAHKKHSSSYKSYVTSAGHLGENCVQPTVLADMTHDMRLASEKTFRPVAALFAFDEEEEAIREENRCEVALGLISILGA
- a CDS encoding HAD-like domain-containing protein (haloalkanoic acid dehalogenase); protein product: MSKLTNYRLLSFDVYGTLIDWETGVWNAIQPTLASNNAQITRSDFLKLYQELEKFQQTKTPDMPYSQLLSTIHPQIASRLALDPPTAEESNRFGELVGEWPAFPDTVEALKRLSKRYKLVVLSNVDRESFQKTNAGSLQGFPFDLAITAQDVGSYKPNLANFEYMLKAVKEQFGVEAEQVLQTAQSQFHDHHPAKKVGLKSSWIERPGALMGNLEDTVYDWKFDTLGGMADAVEREL